A stretch of the Nematostella vectensis chromosome 1, jaNemVect1.1, whole genome shotgun sequence genome encodes the following:
- the LOC5515879 gene encoding cubilin isoform X1 translates to MVCIARYVILWITLTLCTTFIGANEEDSCIFHTNSTSGSIRSPNFPRDYPHNAECTWTITVPRGRYVKLMFGTFDVETFYHKDGSATCIDLVEVKDGGDKHKQLLGAYCNSNRPPYAIISSSNQIRVWFNSDRTVSKKGFNATFTSHEDKACGGVLKGPRGVMKSPRYMVSPYPNDANCEWVIEVEVGKFIRLSFVDFGLEVQCARCLCPDTLAIWDGAPNNETLIGSYCQMIEPAFQSKSNRLRLKFVSDREGRHRGFKAEYATSLTPGCGWDIEDSPKTAITSPYYPSFYPAATECIWRVRAPPNQYVSIRFVEFVGVNGSTPACPMDHIEIHDGHKTTSPSLGRFCNFKAPEVIVSSGNEMTVRFQSSLSVSNGKFTALFLTHSRECNASLGLADGRISDTQLSASSYFARRIGINQFFYHLPRFARLDGEYAWCSQNQGSQMFGAREYLQIDLLNLTKISAVSTQGYWDYVSNREHLDFITSYKVEYSFDRLYWISYSNGSKDSIERGYSEFKGNFDAQSIVKRALNPPIIAKLIRIIPTSYNSTMYHICLRAEVHGCPYNIDCGGTISMKKPGKVVLRGHLRRETECTWVSIPSPPSIRGLVLLLDFTKMFDVPCSMGYVQIEEEITGKSTRMCDQNSEATYIMRASHQLVMKVKLKEGTDNIGFDMMYSTESFGCGDIIYVSEDGTLESPRYPSEYGTDHMCTWVLSAKPEAKITIEFEEFSLQPPNNGSKCIDFLEIRDGQLASSALLDTYCGTNTPAKFTSTANYIRLTFMSDRDVTAKGFKLLYTYIPPIDEQPKDDEGEGERGKSSTKSSASRRDLLYVLLWLLALVSHCA, encoded by the exons ATGGTGTGTATAGCACGATATGTCATTCTGTGGATTACACTCACGCTGTGTACGACATTCATAGGGGCGAACGAGGAAG ATTCCTGCATTTTCCACACCAATAGTACAAGTGGTAGCATTCGGAGCCCAAACTTCCCGCGGGATTACCCGCACAATGCCGAGTGCACGTGGACGATAACAGTCCCTCGCGGTCGCTACGTCAAACTCATGTTCGGTACGTTTGACGTGGAGACGTTTTACCATAAGGATGGCAGTGCCACTTGCATCGATCTCGTGGAGGTGAAAGATGGCGGGGACAAACACAAGCAGTTACTGG GAGCCTACTGCAACTCCAATCGACCTCCATACGCCATCATCTCAAGTAGCAACCAGATTCGAGTGTGGTTCAACAGCGACAGGACCGTCAGCAAAAAGGGGTTCAACGCGACCTTCACCAGCCACGAGGATAAAG CATGTGGCGGAGTACTGAAAGGCCCTCGGGGCGTGATGAAGTCACCCCGCTACATGGTGTCACCCTACCCCAACGACGCCAACTGTGAATGGGTGATCGAGGTTGAAGTGGGCAAGTTCATCAGGCTCAGCTTCGTCGATTTCGGGCTCGAAGTTCAGTGCGCACGATGTCTCTGTCCAGACACACTCGCTATCTGGGACGGCGCCCCAAACAACGAGACTTTGATTGGCAG CTACTGCCAAATGATTGAGCCAGCATTCCAATCTAAGAGTAACCGCCTTCGACTCAAGTTCGTCAGTGACCGCGAGGGCCGGCATCGCGGCTTCAAGGCCGAATATGCTACTTCTCTTACTCCTG GGTGTGGCTGGGACATCGAAGACTCCCCCAAGACAGCCATCACGTCACCTTACTACCCGTCCTTTTACCCTGCTGCCACGGAGTGCATTTGGCGTGTACGAGCCCCGCCCAACCAATACGTGTCCATACGGTTTGTTGAGTTCGTGGGTGTGAACGGGTCCACGCCCGCATGTCCTATGGACCACATCGAAATCCACGATGGGCACAAGACCACCTCTCCCTCTCTTG GTCGCTTTTGCAACTTCAAAGCACCTGAGGTCATCGTCTCAAGTGGCAACGAGATGACGGTTCGTTTTCAGTCTTCTCTCAGTGTATCTAATGGCAAGTTCACTGCATTATTCCTGACTCACTCAAGAG AGTGTAACGCATCTCTTGGCTTGGCTGACGGGCGTATCAGCGACACTCAGCTCTCCGCCTCTTCATACTTTGCACGGAGGATAGGCATCAACCAGTTCTTCTACCACCTGCCGAGATTCGCACGTCTGGACGGAGAGTACGCTTGGTGCAGTCag AATCAAGGCTCTCAGATGTTTGGTGCGCGAGAGTACCTTCAAATTGATCTCTTAAACTTGACAAAGATCTCAGCTGTATCTACACAG GGTTACTGGGATTACGTGTCTAACAGAGAACATCTCGACTTCATCACCTCCTACAAGGTCGAGTACAGCTTTGATAGGTTGTACTGGATTTCCTATAGCAATGGAAGCAAAGACAGCATCGAGCGAGGCTATTCG GAATTTAAAGGAAATTTCGACGCGCAGTCGATTGTGAAGAGAGCTTTGAATCCTCCGATAATCGCTAAGCTAATCCGTATCATCCCAACAAGCTATAACAGCACAATGTACCATATCTGTCTGAGAGCCGAAGTACACGGATGTCCCTACAACATAG ATTGTGGCGGCACGATATCGATGAAGAAGCCGGGCAAAGTAGTGCTGCGAGGTCATCTGAGAAGGGAGACCGAATGCACGTGGGTATCTATACCCAGTCCACCAAGCATCCGCGGCCTTGTCTTGTTGCTGGACTTCACCAAGATGTTTGACGTCCCTTGCAGCATGGGATACGTGCAGATCGAG GAGGAAATAACGGGCAAATCTACAAGAATGTGTGATCAGAATTCGGAGGCGACGTACATCATGAGGGCGTCCCATCAGCTTGTCATGAAGGTCAAGCTCAAAGAAGGCACGGACAACATCGGCTTCGATATGATGTACAGCACCGAGTCGTTCG GTTGCGGTGATATCATCTATGTATCCGAAGACGGGACACTGGAGTCCCCACGGTACCCCTCCGAGTACGGAACGGACCACATGTGCACATGGGTCCTTTCCGCAAAGCCCGAGGCCAAGATCACCATAGAGTTCGAAGAATTCAGCCTACAGCCACCAAACAACGGCTCGAAATGCATTGACTTCCTGGAAATACGCGACGGTCAACTAG CCTCGTCTGCTTTGTTGGATACGTACTGTGGGACAAACACCCCGGCAAAGTTCACCTCCACAGCGAACTACATTCGGCTTACTTTCATGAGTGACAGAGACGTGACGGCCAAGGGATTCAAGCTCCTCTACACATACATCCCACCCATCGACGAGCAACCAAAAG ATGATGAGGGAGAGGGAGAACGCGGGAAAAGCTCGACCAAGTCTTCTGCGTCAAGACGAGATCTACTTTACGTTTTGTTATGGCTACTTGCACTGGTATCACATTGTGCATGA
- the LOC5515879 gene encoding cubilin isoform X2 — MFGTFDVETFYHKDGSATCIDLVEVKDGGDKHKQLLGAYCNSNRPPYAIISSSNQIRVWFNSDRTVSKKGFNATFTSHEDKACGGVLKGPRGVMKSPRYMVSPYPNDANCEWVIEVEVGKFIRLSFVDFGLEVQCARCLCPDTLAIWDGAPNNETLIGSYCQMIEPAFQSKSNRLRLKFVSDREGRHRGFKAEYATSLTPGCGWDIEDSPKTAITSPYYPSFYPAATECIWRVRAPPNQYVSIRFVEFVGVNGSTPACPMDHIEIHDGHKTTSPSLGRFCNFKAPEVIVSSGNEMTVRFQSSLSVSNGKFTALFLTHSRECNASLGLADGRISDTQLSASSYFARRIGINQFFYHLPRFARLDGEYAWCSQNQGSQMFGAREYLQIDLLNLTKISAVSTQGYWDYVSNREHLDFITSYKVEYSFDRLYWISYSNGSKDSIERGYSEFKGNFDAQSIVKRALNPPIIAKLIRIIPTSYNSTMYHICLRAEVHGCPYNIDCGGTISMKKPGKVVLRGHLRRETECTWVSIPSPPSIRGLVLLLDFTKMFDVPCSMGYVQIEEEITGKSTRMCDQNSEATYIMRASHQLVMKVKLKEGTDNIGFDMMYSTESFGCGDIIYVSEDGTLESPRYPSEYGTDHMCTWVLSAKPEAKITIEFEEFSLQPPNNGSKCIDFLEIRDGQLASSALLDTYCGTNTPAKFTSTANYIRLTFMSDRDVTAKGFKLLYTYIPPIDEQPKDDEGEGERGKSSTKSSASRRDLLYVLLWLLALVSHCA; from the exons ATGTTCGGTACGTTTGACGTGGAGACGTTTTACCATAAGGATGGCAGTGCCACTTGCATCGATCTCGTGGAGGTGAAAGATGGCGGGGACAAACACAAGCAGTTACTGG GAGCCTACTGCAACTCCAATCGACCTCCATACGCCATCATCTCAAGTAGCAACCAGATTCGAGTGTGGTTCAACAGCGACAGGACCGTCAGCAAAAAGGGGTTCAACGCGACCTTCACCAGCCACGAGGATAAAG CATGTGGCGGAGTACTGAAAGGCCCTCGGGGCGTGATGAAGTCACCCCGCTACATGGTGTCACCCTACCCCAACGACGCCAACTGTGAATGGGTGATCGAGGTTGAAGTGGGCAAGTTCATCAGGCTCAGCTTCGTCGATTTCGGGCTCGAAGTTCAGTGCGCACGATGTCTCTGTCCAGACACACTCGCTATCTGGGACGGCGCCCCAAACAACGAGACTTTGATTGGCAG CTACTGCCAAATGATTGAGCCAGCATTCCAATCTAAGAGTAACCGCCTTCGACTCAAGTTCGTCAGTGACCGCGAGGGCCGGCATCGCGGCTTCAAGGCCGAATATGCTACTTCTCTTACTCCTG GGTGTGGCTGGGACATCGAAGACTCCCCCAAGACAGCCATCACGTCACCTTACTACCCGTCCTTTTACCCTGCTGCCACGGAGTGCATTTGGCGTGTACGAGCCCCGCCCAACCAATACGTGTCCATACGGTTTGTTGAGTTCGTGGGTGTGAACGGGTCCACGCCCGCATGTCCTATGGACCACATCGAAATCCACGATGGGCACAAGACCACCTCTCCCTCTCTTG GTCGCTTTTGCAACTTCAAAGCACCTGAGGTCATCGTCTCAAGTGGCAACGAGATGACGGTTCGTTTTCAGTCTTCTCTCAGTGTATCTAATGGCAAGTTCACTGCATTATTCCTGACTCACTCAAGAG AGTGTAACGCATCTCTTGGCTTGGCTGACGGGCGTATCAGCGACACTCAGCTCTCCGCCTCTTCATACTTTGCACGGAGGATAGGCATCAACCAGTTCTTCTACCACCTGCCGAGATTCGCACGTCTGGACGGAGAGTACGCTTGGTGCAGTCag AATCAAGGCTCTCAGATGTTTGGTGCGCGAGAGTACCTTCAAATTGATCTCTTAAACTTGACAAAGATCTCAGCTGTATCTACACAG GGTTACTGGGATTACGTGTCTAACAGAGAACATCTCGACTTCATCACCTCCTACAAGGTCGAGTACAGCTTTGATAGGTTGTACTGGATTTCCTATAGCAATGGAAGCAAAGACAGCATCGAGCGAGGCTATTCG GAATTTAAAGGAAATTTCGACGCGCAGTCGATTGTGAAGAGAGCTTTGAATCCTCCGATAATCGCTAAGCTAATCCGTATCATCCCAACAAGCTATAACAGCACAATGTACCATATCTGTCTGAGAGCCGAAGTACACGGATGTCCCTACAACATAG ATTGTGGCGGCACGATATCGATGAAGAAGCCGGGCAAAGTAGTGCTGCGAGGTCATCTGAGAAGGGAGACCGAATGCACGTGGGTATCTATACCCAGTCCACCAAGCATCCGCGGCCTTGTCTTGTTGCTGGACTTCACCAAGATGTTTGACGTCCCTTGCAGCATGGGATACGTGCAGATCGAG GAGGAAATAACGGGCAAATCTACAAGAATGTGTGATCAGAATTCGGAGGCGACGTACATCATGAGGGCGTCCCATCAGCTTGTCATGAAGGTCAAGCTCAAAGAAGGCACGGACAACATCGGCTTCGATATGATGTACAGCACCGAGTCGTTCG GTTGCGGTGATATCATCTATGTATCCGAAGACGGGACACTGGAGTCCCCACGGTACCCCTCCGAGTACGGAACGGACCACATGTGCACATGGGTCCTTTCCGCAAAGCCCGAGGCCAAGATCACCATAGAGTTCGAAGAATTCAGCCTACAGCCACCAAACAACGGCTCGAAATGCATTGACTTCCTGGAAATACGCGACGGTCAACTAG CCTCGTCTGCTTTGTTGGATACGTACTGTGGGACAAACACCCCGGCAAAGTTCACCTCCACAGCGAACTACATTCGGCTTACTTTCATGAGTGACAGAGACGTGACGGCCAAGGGATTCAAGCTCCTCTACACATACATCCCACCCATCGACGAGCAACCAAAAG ATGATGAGGGAGAGGGAGAACGCGGGAAAAGCTCGACCAAGTCTTCTGCGTCAAGACGAGATCTACTTTACGTTTTGTTATGGCTACTTGCACTGGTATCACATTGTGCATGA
- the LOC5515932 gene encoding trace amine-associated receptor 1 — protein MSEMNGTELSMEKNGTTGNGSSFNPIFPPMARDYTSLTYLVPLILLITLVNGLVFVLFALRKPIRTPANYLLLSLAVSDFLTGLVNVPLIITVIIPVYGLMRGLMPAMHTFVKLTAILTSYHILAVTVEKYLAIVKPLRHHIANPSKAFKVILAIWLISSLIAVAPISWMLLLPQTLEARLTGIRLQFGHDVFCFVAVFLIPYVIITYCQTVMFRAVSRSNNKALLGRTKSSRKSDKWSNDRKCLVVFAIMALLFALCWLPWFLLSSLATLSVLFPQAGMAPNVPITVFMSFLIVRLLTSVFNPLLYTFFKRDFMLALKSVVTQKKNVNDTRILSCSTNIVQKNNAGKRKSFGMKPKIRVVRDEVSSTEDGRYLGTNI, from the coding sequence ATGTCTGAGATGAATGGCACAGAGCTGAGCATGGAAAAAAATGGAACTACGGGAAATGGCAGCTCCTTCAATCCTATATTCCCGCCGATGGCACGTGATTACACGTCCTTGACGTATCTCGTGCCCCTAATTCTACTCATCACTCTGGTGAACGGCTTGGTGTTCGTACTCTTTGCACTTCGCAAGCCTATCCGCACTCCCGCGAACTACCTACTGCTAAGTCTCGCAGTGTCGGACTTCCTAACAGGATTGGTGAACGTGCCACTGATAATCACGGTCATTATACCTGTGTATGGCCTCATGAGGGGCCTGATGCCCGCCATGCACACCTTTGTCAAGCTCACCGCCATTCTCACTTCATATCACATACTGGCCGTCACGGTGGAAAAGTATCTCGCAATTGTCAAACCTCTTCGCCATCACATCGCCAACCCAAGCAAAGCGTTCAAAGTGATCCTCGCGATCTGGCTCATCTCTTCACTGATCGCCGTGGCTCCAATCTCATGGATGCTGCTTCTGCCGCAAACTCTCGAAGCCCGATTGACGGGTATCAGGTTGCAGTTCGGCCACGATGTTTTCTGCTTCGTAGCCGTCTTCTTGATTCCCTACGTCATCATAACTTACTGCCAGACCGTCATGTTTCGCGCTGTATCCCGTAGCAACAACAAGGCTCTACTCGGTCGCACCAAGTCTTCCAGAAAAAGCGACAAATGGTCAAACGACCGAAAGTGCCTGGTTGTTTTCGCCATCATGGCGTTGCTCTTCGCCCTCTGCTGGCTGCCATGGTTTCTGCTTTCTTCGCTTGCTACGTTATCGGTGCTGTTCCCACAAGCCGGAATGGCTCCCAACGTCCCGATCACAGTGTTCATGAGCTTTCTTATAGTCCGTCTTCTGACGTCCGTGTTCAACCCTCTGCTGTACACGTTTTTCAAGCGCGATTTCATGCTCGCTCTCAAATCAGTCGTCACTCAGAAGAAGAATGTGAATGACACTCGCATTTTGTCCTGCTCAACCAACATTGTACAAAAGAACAATGCTGGGAAACGGAAATCATTCGGGATGAAGCCGAAGATCCGCGTCGTACGCGACGAGGTCTCTTCTACGGAGGACGGCAGGTATCTTGGTACCAATATTTAA